From one Mya arenaria isolate MELC-2E11 chromosome 4, ASM2691426v1 genomic stretch:
- the LOC128231308 gene encoding pyridoxal 5'-phosphate synthase subunit PdxS-like, with translation MTEKITNGHVGVNVTNLVPSAEGGRGRGQTGTFKVKAGLAQMTKGGIIMDVTTAAEARIAEEAGACAVMALERVPADIRRDGGVARMSDPQMIKEIMSAVTIPVFAKARVGHFAEAQILEALGVDMVDESEVLTPSDEDNHINKHAFTVPFVCGARDLGEALRRIAEGAAMIRTKGLAGTGDVAEAVRHQRMINKQIKVAQALDADELYSYAKELRVPIDLLQKTAELGRLPVVNFAAGGIATPADVSLMMQLGVDGVFVGSGIFKSSNPAPRAVAMAQAVTHYKDAKILGELSTNLGDAMIGEPRNEAIKKYVNNYTKGKTDMSKIWNATLGTPAVLDNA, from the exons ATGACTGAAAAGATAACTAACG GGCACGTAGGAGTTAATGTAACAAACTTGGTGCCGTCGGCAGAAGGTGGGCGGGGTCGAGGTCAAACGGGGACGTTCAAGGTGAAGGCGGGCCTTGCACAGATGACCAAGGGCGGCATTATCATGGACGTCACGACGGCGGCGGAGGCCCGCATCGCCGAGGAGGCCGGG GCATGCGCTGTGATGGCATTAGAGCGTGTTCCAGCTGATATCCGTCGTGACGGTGGTGTTGCGAGAATGTCAGATCCCCAG ATGATTAAGGAGATTATGTCTGCGGTGACGATCCCGGTGTTTGCGAAGGCGCGGGTCGGCCACTTCGCGGAGGCCCAGATTCTCGAGGCCCTTGGGGTCGACATGGTGGACGAGTCGGAGG TTTTGACGCCGTCTGACGAGGACAACCACATTAACAAGCACGCATTCACGGTGCCGTTCGTGTGCGGAGCGCGAGATCTCGGGGAGGCGCTACGCAGGATCGCAGAGGGGGCCGCCATGATCAGAACGAAAGGTCTGGCTGGAACAG GTGATGTAGCAGAAGCTGTCCGTCACCAGCGGATGATTAATAAGCAGATCAAGGTTGCACAGGCGCTTGACGCAGACGAGTTGTATAGCTATGCCAAGGAGCTTCGAGTTCCCATCGATCTCCTGCAAAAAACCGCTGAGCTAGGTCGGCTGCCTGTGGTCAACTTTGCCGCCGGAGGCATTG CCACACCGGCGGACGTGTCGTTGATGATGCAGCTCGGTGTTGACGGTGTGTTTGTCGGCTCCGGCATCTTCAAGAGCTCCAACCCGGCCCCGCGGGCCGTCGCCATGGCCCAGGCCGTCACCCACTACAAGGACGCCAAAATTCTCGGAGAGCTCAGTACCAACCTTGGAGATGCGATGATCGGCGAGCCGCGCAATGAGGCCATCAAAAAGTATGTCAACAACTACACGAAGGGAAAGACGGACATGAGCAAGATCTGGAACGCCACACTGGGGACCCCAGCCGTGTTGGACAATGCTTAG
- the LOC128231311 gene encoding pyridoxal 5'-phosphate synthase subunit PdxT-like gives MPLAGTSHTDVSPVNVGILEVQGAFMEHKVSLQKAASSLDLEIHVHGIRTAGDITDSLEGLIIPGGESTTISIYLKRNNMEDVLRKWVLNERHVTWGTCAGMILLAKVTENQKLGGQTSLGVMDMDVSRNFFGRQLQSFEAPVSITDKHFSVVTGYDTFPGVFIRAPAIVKVLSSDVQVLATTRAPDAEDDVIVAAKQGNVITSAFHPELTEDCSWHMYFLQTIILKRT, from the exons ATGCCTCTAGCGGGCACTAGTCACACCGATGTCTCTCCGGTGAACGTCGGCATTCTGGAAGTTCAAGGGGCTTTTATGGAGCACAAGGTCTCCCTGCAGAAGGCCGCCAGTTCACTGGACCTCGAGATCCACGTGCATGGGATTCGAACGGCAGGTGACATAACAGACAGTCTGGAGGGATTAATAATTCCAGGTGGGGAGAGCACAACAATAAGCATTTACCTTAAACGTAACAATATGGAAGATGTTCTGAGAAAGTGGGTTCTCAATGAGCGCCACGTTACGTGGGGCACGTGTGCAGGAATGATTTTGCTGGCAAAGGTCACCGAAAACCAAAAGCTCGGAGGACAAACTTCG CTTGGGGTTATGGACATGGACGTATCAAGAAATTTCTTTGGGCGACAACTGCAAAGTTTCGAGGCACCAGTATCAATAACAGACAAACATTTCAGCGTTGTTACAGGATATGACACGTTTCCAGGCGTATTTATTCGAGCACCAGCCATCGTGAAAGTGTTAAGCTCGGACGTACAAGTTCTTGCAACAACAAGGGCACCAGACGCTGAGGACGACGTCATTGTGGCCGCTAAACAAGGAAACGTCATCACTTCTGCGTTCCACCCGGAGTTGACAGAAGACTGTTCATGGCATATGTATTTCTTGCAGACTATTATCTTAAAACGAACGTGA
- the LOC128231312 gene encoding von Hippel-Lindau disease tumor suppressor-like, producing MANDSGQKLLRSLKNQYPTYVNFVNKSGRMVYLFWLDYHGKLVRYGHIPPRKGTSMDTYVTHPWIALDAVTGYPLMLNGERVFHPQVERNGNVYHDRNREMVDIHIPVYSLYRRCLESVYLNFRSEDIADANIPAQMKDILAKIKPTRDFTNYEHYHSIHYENFGDNGNDNIPEDVDEHDFDDNVSDSSEDEEENGALYNA from the exons ATGGCGAATGACAGTGGCCAGAAACTGTTGCGATCTTTGAAAAATCAATATCCTACCTATGTTAACTTTGTTAATAAGTCTGGTAGAATGGTGTACTTATTTTGGTTAGATTATCATGGCAAACTTGTTCGGTACGGTCACATTCCACCGAGAAAAGGCACATCAATGGACACGTACGTGACCCATCCCTGGATAGCACTTGACGCAGTTACAGGGTACCCCTTGATGCTGAACGGTGAACGGGTGTTTCACCCGCAAGTGGAACGGAACGGGAACGTATATCACGATAGAAACAGAGAAATGGTCGACATTCATATTCCTG TTTACTCCCTGTACCGTCGGTGCCTCGAGTCGGTGTATCTTAACTTTCGATCTGAAGATATCGCCGATGCCAACATCCCTGCACAAATGAAGGATATCCTTGCCAAGATAAAACCGACGCGAGACTTTACCAACTATGAACATTACCATAGCATTCATTACGAGAACTTTGGTGACAATGGTAATGATAATATACCTGAAGATGTGGACGAACATGATTTCGATGACAATGTTAGTGACAGCAGCGAAGATGAAGAGGAAAATGGTGCGTTGTACAATGCTTAA
- the LOC128231307 gene encoding integrin beta-1-like: MGLYGLFSVVTCCCWCVAVSHGPTHGSSERHGDLRSSLQDLYRNTLCRGENGQPCNGHGRCLSGICACNPGRYGLKCEVNGADLADQHSMLSGFDLPRLTGFSGFTAPTTAENAEELPSQPSGDFGLGDNFGENVFPNTEPSSQNDNVRSSDNRRENNINENLACGTFNENPCNGRGLCRDGVCECQTGFSGFTCEVSHSLGFCNTYRECAECKAFIMACPNTCSNMANFKLVYDFPTMPSSFLRKCRFRSSKFSCSYYFMQETEDIMGRKTIMVRPCYNFREIVNMTTRTESPLLVTEPAEILGHTEPTPIVNLSIAPLSTTEKTTTPKPITKTTEATTTKAAPQTTDSSDEGRDGKSDQSKGGPVGVASSISLNFGLHLFGSVLVLFIFNDFL; this comes from the coding sequence ATGGGATTGTATGGTTTATTCTCTGTTGTGACATGTTGTTGCTGGTGCGTCGCTGTGTCACATGGGCCGACCCACGGGTCTTCTGAACGGCACGGAGACCTGCGAAGCTCACTGCAGGATTTATATCGGAATACACTGTGTCGTGGAGAGAATGGTCAGCCCTGTAACGGACATGGTCGGTGTCTTAGCGGCATCTGTGCCTGCAACCCGGGCCGTTACGGACTCAAATGTGAGGTGAATGGGGCAGATTTAGCCGATCAACATTCAATGTTATCTGGGTTTGATTTGCCTAGGTTAACAGGTTTCTCTGGGTTTACTGCGCCCACTACAGCCGAAAATGCAGAGGAGCTTCCCTCTCAACCAAGCGGAGACTTTGGTCTTGGGGATAATTTCGGTGAAAATGTGTTTCCGAATACTGAACCGTCTTCACAAAATGATAATGTTCGATCCTCTGACAACAGAagagaaaacaatattaacgAAAATCTTGCGTGTGGCACCTTTAATGAAAATCCATGCAACGGCCGTGGACTCTGTAGGGATGGAGTTTGTGAATGCCAAACCGGGTTTTCTGGTTTCACGTGCGAAGTTTCCCATTCACTTGGGTTCTGCAATACATACAGAGAGTGCGCGGAATGTAAGGCGTTTATAATGGCTTGCCCAAACACTTGTTCAAACATGGCAAATTTTAAGCTTGTATATGATTTTCCAACGATGCCGTCGTCTTTTCTTCGAAAATGCCGGTTCAGGAGCTCCAAGTTTTCCTGCTCCTATTACTTTATGCAGGAAACTGAGGATATTATGGGACGCAAAACCATAATGGTTCGACCATGCTACAATTTCAGAGAAATAGTGAACATGACAACACGAACTGAATCTCCACTGCTTGTGACAGAACCCGCAGAGATACTGGGACACACAGAGCCGACTCCAATCGTAAACCTCAGCATCGCTCCTCTGTCCACTACTGAAAAGACGACAACACCGAAACCTATAACCAAAACAACGGAAGCAACTACAACTAAGGCAGCACCTCAAACAACTGATTCCAGCGACGAAGGACGTGACGGCAAATCAGATCAATCGAAGGGTGGACCTGTTGGCGTAGCATCATCCATCTCGCTCAATTTTGGGTTACATCTATTCGGCAGTGttcttgtattatttattttcaacgaCTTTTTGTAG
- the LOC128231309 gene encoding protein FAM221A-like — MMGDQYHLKFDASKGQAVDEYLEYRRIVGEDDGGKPFTPKEFEEYKKKVLPMRMKNRLYTALAGPTGMDCKLVGPETPCFCKHRYKQHKTDFEAIPKERPIKLPCRAAGCKCASYHYVPLNGSQPIRCHCKHTADEHKEFGKFVCTKAGCTKCTGFKSSFTCGCGAPVSSHTMIVETADEREARGHPLGEATPYAAMGGITGFSSMAEGYMRLDPSGKGAPNKGFLEQSVTSADNPFLRSNVQAMKQHQMKKNAAGLTGPDDEIFDDQAERVSAMRRPGEDDMAYYERRHQERKAAGDIGGAPEVQMGRLEIGSRNVVQEKPRSGRKH, encoded by the exons ATGATGGGGGACCAGTACCACCTTAAGTTCGATGCCTCAAAGGGCCAGGCGGTGGATGAGTACCTGGAATATCGCAG GATTGTGGGTGAAGATGATGGGGGTAAACCCTTTACTCCAAAGGAGTTCGAAgaatacaagaaaaaagttttaCCAATG CGTATGAAGAATCGACTCTACACGGCCTTGGCCGGCCCTACAGGGATGGACTGCAAGCTGGTAGGACCCGAAACGCCCTGCTTCTGCAAACACAG ATACAAACAGCATAAAACCGACTTCGAAGCGATTCCAAAGGAGCGGCCAATCAAGCTGCCTTGCCGCGCGGCGGGCTGCAAATGCGCCAGCTACCACTACGTCCCTCTCAACGGCAGTCAACCGATCCGCTGTCACTGCAAACATACTGCTGACGAACACAAGGAGTTCGGCAAATTTGTTTGCACTAAAG CCGGTTGTACAAAGTGCACGGGATTCAAGAGCTCGTTCACATGCGGTTGCGGAGCGCCGGTAAGCAGTCACACGATGATCGTGGAGACGGCCGATGAGCGGGAGGCGCGCGGACATCCGCTAGGGGAGGCAACCCCATACGCAGCTATGGGCGGCATAACTGGATTCTCTTCTATGGCCGAAGGATACATGAGATTGGATCCAAGTGGCAAAG GTGCGCCGAACAAGGGTTTCCTTGAGCAATCGGTGACGTCGGCAGACAACCCATTCTTACGTTCCAACGTACAGGCCATGAAGCAACATCAGATGAAGAAAAATGCTGCAG GTCTGACTGGTCCCGACGATGAGATTTTCGACGACCAGGCTGAACGCGTGTCTGCCATGAGGAGACCGGGAGAGGACGACATGGCGTATTACGAACGTAGACACCAAGAACGG AAGGCTGCCGGTGACATTGGTGGAGCACCGGAAGTACAGATGGGCAGATTGGAGATCGGCTCCCGTAATGTAGTACAGGAGAAACCAAGATCCGGAAGGAAACACTGA